One genomic window of Arachis stenosperma cultivar V10309 chromosome 10, arast.V10309.gnm1.PFL2, whole genome shotgun sequence includes the following:
- the LOC130957562 gene encoding secreted RxLR effector protein 161-like, whose product MGTPMHPNSKLEKSGTEKDVDKTRYRGMISSLMYLTSSKPDIMQSIGICSMFQSQPKESHLSAIKRIIRYVHGTSNFGLWYPRTDDFSAVSYCDADFAGDRVDRRSTSGICCFLGRSLNIKSSKKQSTVALSTAEVEYIATSSCCSQLLWLKIQLADYKLNADNIPLLCVTT is encoded by the coding sequence ATGGGAACTCCCATGCACCCTAACTCAAAGTTAGAAAAGAGTGGAACTGAGAAAGATGTTGATAAAACTAGATATAGAGGAATGATTAGTTCTCTAATGTACTTAACATCTTCTAAACCTGATATTATGCAAAGTATTGGAATTTGTTCAATGTTCCAATCACAACCGAAAGAATCACATCTTTCTGCAATTAAAAGGATCATCAGATATGTTCATGGTACATCCAACTTTGGTTTATGGTATCCTAGGACTGATGATTTTTCTGCAGTTAgttattgtgatgcagattttgccGGAGATAGAGTAGATAGAAGAAGTACATCTGGCATATGTTGTTTTCTGGGCAGATCTTTGAATATCAAGTCAAGCAAGAAGCAGTCCACAGTAGCTCTTTCTACTGCTGAAGTTGAATATATTGCCACTTCCTCTTGTTGTTCTCAGTTGCTTTGGTTGAAAATTCAGCTTGCTGATTATAAGTTGAATGCCGATAACATTCCCTTATTGTGTGTGACAACCTGA